One genomic region from Henningerozyma blattae CBS 6284 chromosome 2, complete genome encodes:
- the TBLA0B02750 gene encoding uncharacterized protein, with protein MPREKNSIVASGKVDAYSNSNVRELIRAFKECKTVQDYFIILIQVRFEIYEELFQELFGKDKVIIDKRIFGSLLSYYILHTFPKIKRVTYGTYRKNKAITINSLEIDYSRHKIQFKYRISGNRLIQLQTFLNEQSFFKPWKFRILSDGRKEENLFIIDKNPLKNHNEPNTNSKHIRNSETNLKFNQNVLEYLNKNGDPWDIYSQCFAMFENHSREMSCIRYKLISVLTFTNACRISDLIRLDPSSFHLKKNKYLGTIVCGHTFNTLNNIPRTVQFIPAYTRGCDMLQLLEEYLKINKNGPFEYVPMQNNKSPIQTTNDVNQKYQFFKEGVGAAYTKLMSVHPAHHLFKLKNAPKTDLGIYLMINYLNKIGLQNEGHRLGNWTKVCPIDGSELKKRNFTTTLTPCHSVRDSTRAIISGYYQISKYTNNNKKRMVRVHTLPEEPTSFTYSDNLQLHYGHWAKIVPHDVLAFLLEYSVTSKEARLALDTLPEILTPSLSMPYTSSSSSSSDDSHSYH; from the coding sequence atgccaagagaaaaaaattccatcGTTGCCAGTGGTAAAGTTGACGcatattctaattctaatgtACGAGAATTGATTCGAGCTTTTAAAGAATGCAAGACTGTCCAAGattatttcatcattttaattcaagTGAGATTTGAGATTTATGAGGAACTTTTCCAAGAGTTATTCGGTAAGGATAAAGTAATAATTGACAAGCGAATATTTGGTAgtttattatcatattatattttgcaTACTTTCCCTAAGATTAAGAGAGTCACATATGGGACGTATcgaaaaaataaagcaaTTACTATCAATTCTCTTGAAATTGATTATTCGAGACATAAGattcaatttaaatatcGGATTAGTGGTAATAgattaattcaattacaaacttttttaaatgaacaATCGTTCTTTAAACCATGGAAATTTCGTATATTGTCTGATGGAcgtaaagaagaaaatttatttatcattgACAAAAATCCATTAAAGAATCATAATGAACcaaatacaaattcaaaacatATTCGGAATAGTGAAActaatttgaaattcaaCCAAAATGTattggaatatttaaataaaaatggtgATCCATGGGATATATATAGTCAATGTTTTGCAATGTTTGAAAACCATTCAAGAGAAATGAGTTGTATCCGATATAAATTAATCTCTGTATTGACGTTCACTAATGCATGCCGTATTAGTGATTTGATCCGATTAGATCCTAGTAGTTTccatttgaagaaaaataaatatcttggTACTATTGTTTGTGGACATACTTTCAATAcacttaataatattccaagAACTGTTCAATTTATTCCTGCATATACAAGAGGATGTGATATGttacaattattagaagaataTCTAAAAATCAACAAGAATGGGCCATTTGAATATGTGCCAATGCAAAACAATAAGTCTCCTATACAAACAACTAATGATGTgaatcaaaaatatcaattctTTAAAGAAGGTGTTGGCGCAGCTTATACAAAACTAATGAGTGTTCATCCTGCTcatcatttatttaaattgaaaaacgCTCCAAAGACTGATTTGggtatttatttgatgatcaactatttgaataaaatagGGTTGCAAAATGAAGGTCATCGTTTGGGTAATTGGACAAAAGTTTGTCCAATAGATGGTagtgaattgaaaaaaagaaattttacTACTACTTTGACCCCATGTCATTCTGTACGGGATTCTACCAGGGCTATAATTAGTggatattatcaaatatcaaaatatacCAACAATAACAAGAAAAGAATGGTACGAGTGCATACATTACCAGAAGAACCTACCTCTTTCACTTATAGTGATAATCTTCAATTGCATTATGGCCACTGGGCTAAAATAGTTCCCCATGATGTTCTTGCATTTCTGCTCGAATATTCTGTAACTTCTAAAGAAGCAAGATTAGCTTTGGATACTTTACCTGAAATACTGACTCCTTCACTCTCCATGCCATACactagtagtagtagtagtagtagtgaTGATAGTCATAGTTATCACTAA